AGGATGCTGTGATCTTTTACTACAGATATACAAAACGGTATCCCAGTCGAAACAATTTGTGGCGGCGAGATGATATCAGCCGGTTCAATACTGCCGCAATCTGCTATGGTTTCTGGATCAAGAATTGGCCCAAATTCAGGCGCTATTTGTGTCATAAGAATTCTGGGCCGGCCCTGTTCATGTTCAATACGGATAGGAATAATTCCAGCGCCAGTCTCTACGGTCAGACGGTCATTGGTTATCTTTTCTCGATGAAGCAATGAAATGACGGTTGCAACCGTCGGGTGCCCTGCGAAAGGAATTTCACCGCTGGCCAGAAAATATCTGACTTTGACATCTGCTTTGGTCGAGTGTTCCACGAAAGTACATTCTGACAATGATGTTTCGCGGACAAACTTAATGCAAATTTCACCGCTCAGATCGCCAGCGTCGTGAACAACTGCACATCCATTTCCAGCAAAAGCTTCGCTGGCGAACGCATCCACCCAGTCTGTTTGATATCTCATTTATCACATCCCTCTTAGATTAAACACTTATCAATAATATAAGATTAATCTAGCGAACAGGGATCAATTTCACCAGCCTGTGTTGGTATGCAATTAATGAACCGTGACCGGGGATAGATCATTTTGCCGGGCCAGCATAAAGGCCATTTGACGGTCTTTTACCACTGCCAGTCTTTCGCCGTCGGATTTATGCACCGCATACAGGGTTTCGCCATCTTCAATCTGATCCCGAATTTCACCGGGTAAATCCTCGGCTGCCACAGGCCGGACATAAACAATCCTGTCCGTGTTATCGGTATTTTTAAAAGCCTCTACATCCATTGCTCTAGCCTTTTTTTATCTTGATTGTCTGCACCACAGTATCGGGCACCGTTTGAGTAAGATCCACATGCAGCAGCCCATTTTCTAGGATTGCCTCGCCTACATCAACACCTTCGGCCAAAACAAACGACCGTTGAAATTGTCGGGCAGCGATCCCACGGTGTAAAAACATCCGCTCAGCGCCATCCTCTATTTGTCGGCCACGCACCACCAATTGATGATCTTCCACGGTGATGGATAAATCCGCTTCGCTAAAGCCCGCAACAGCCAGTGATATGCGATACGACCGATCCGAGGTTTGCTCAATGTTAAAGGGGGGATATCCTTCGCTTCCGGATTTTGCTGTCCGTTCCAGCAAACGCTCTAATTGTTCGAACCCTAGCATATGAGGATAAGAAGCAAGCGTAAGTTTTGTCATCGAAACGTCCTTTACAAAAGCGACAGTCCTAAACATGTGGCCCCTAAACGGCGACCGTGTTTGAGATATGGGGCTAAAGGTGACGCAACTCAAGGGCTTTGCAGCAAAAATTCTTTTGGCTACACTATTCCTTTAACGACTCAATGGGCCGGCTATGACCGCATCTTCCGACAGTTCAATGAAAAATGAAGAGGTCCTGCGGATAGAACTTGAAGTCTTTCGCCGTGAGCACCGTGATCTTGACGACGCGATTGCAGCATTAAGTGAAAAAGGCACCAGCGATCAATTGACACTGCAGCGTTTAAAAAAGCGCAAATTGCAGTTGAAAGATAAAATTGCCCAAATAGAAGACCGTTTGACACCAGACATTATTGCCTAGCCGCTCACAATCGCTATAGTGCGCCGCTCAAACCGAGGATTGTGAATGACACAGGCAAAAGTTGGGATCATTATGGGCAGCCAGTCGGACTGGCCCACCCTGCGCGAAGCAGCTGAAATTCTGGAGGCTCTGAACATTGCATATGAGCGCAAGATTGTTTCGGCGCACCGCACGCCGGATAGGTTATGGGACTATGGTACAAAGGCCGTATCCCGCGGCCTTCAGGTGATTATCGCAGGCGCTGGGGGCGCCGCGCATCTGCCCGGCATGATGGCATCAAAAACCCGTA
The nucleotide sequence above comes from Rhodobacteraceae bacterium Araon29. Encoded proteins:
- the purE gene encoding 5-(carboxyamino)imidazole ribonucleotide mutase; the encoded protein is MTQAKVGIIMGSQSDWPTLREAAEILEALNIAYERKIVSAHRTPDRLWDYGTKAVSRGLQVIIAGAGGAAHLPGMMASKTRIPVIGVPVQTKALSGVDSLYSILQMPRGYPVATMAIGAAGAQNGALMAASILALQDSEIATRLEQWRADLSSSIPDEPHDE
- a CDS encoding PhzF family phenazine biosynthesis isomerase; this encodes MRYQTDWVDAFASEAFAGNGCAVVHDAGDLSGEICIKFVRETSLSECTFVEHSTKADVKVRYFLASGEIPFAGHPTVATVISLLHREKITNDRLTVETGAGIIPIRIEHEQGRPRILMTQIAPEFGPILDPETIADCGSIEPADIISPPQIVSTGIPFCISVVKDHSILRKLHANPQAIEIAKQQYNSTDWMEPFWVSLQGISDEADTFSRLLMLPPNPAEDSFTGSATGAMAAYLWHHGLIKQPSIIAEQGHWMGRPGQANVKVLGPANAITGVEVAGSGHVLMSGELLL
- a CDS encoding DUF465 domain-containing protein, which produces MTASSDSSMKNEEVLRIELEVFRREHRDLDDAIAALSEKGTSDQLTLQRLKKRKLQLKDKIAQIEDRLTPDIIA
- a CDS encoding Hsp20 family protein, with amino-acid sequence MTKLTLASYPHMLGFEQLERLLERTAKSGSEGYPPFNIEQTSDRSYRISLAVAGFSEADLSITVEDHQLVVRGRQIEDGAERMFLHRGIAARQFQRSFVLAEGVDVGEAILENGLLHVDLTQTVPDTVVQTIKIKKG
- a CDS encoding DUF1150 family protein; protein product: MDVEAFKNTDNTDRIVYVRPVAAEDLPGEIRDQIEDGETLYAVHKSDGERLAVVKDRQMAFMLARQNDLSPVTVH